The following coding sequences are from one Haliotis asinina isolate JCU_RB_2024 chromosome 3, JCU_Hal_asi_v2, whole genome shotgun sequence window:
- the LOC137278800 gene encoding shematrin-like protein 1 has protein sequence MMKIITLVACLAVTAFAEPLGYGMTGLYGKAALYSGYGLGGVYGGYGVPGLYPGYGIGGVYGGHGIGGVYGGYGLGGVFGGYGLPGVYGGIGALGKGVGYGYY, from the coding sequence ATGATGAAAATTATCACCCTCGTTGCCTGTTTGGCTGTGACTGCCTTTGCTGAGCCTTTGGGCTATGGCATGACTGGACTGTATGGAAAGGCTGCCCTTTACAGTGGCTACGGATTGGGAGGTGTGTACGGAGGTTATGGAGTGCCAGGTCTGTACCCAGGCTATGGAATTGGAGGTGTGTACGGAGGCCACGGAATTGGCGGTGTGTACGGAGGCTACGGCCTTGGTGGTGTATTTGGAGGCTACGGACTGCCAGGAGTGTACGGAGGAATTGGAGCTTTGGGAAAAG